One Brevibacillus choshinensis genomic window carries:
- a CDS encoding YIEGIA family protein — protein sequence MFKVLLANEYVFPLMLGFIFGILCRINLLRTDYRQYPTYPHGKIIHISLGVIASALGALAIPALLKENYTAVTFLTVAAQQFRDVRNMERTTLNEIDKQELVPRGGPYIEGIAMVFEGRNYLVMFTSLVTTTSMIFFHWWGGIIAGLIALTLSAKLKSGKTLKLIVDVKPAPVRVEGKDLYVGDIYIMNVGLEESQKVIREQGMGYILVPKDANATVTIAHPGQRQAILHDVATQLGVFTDTGEPSLTPLVKRDLHTGRLGVFLLPQVKDQERALSVISAVPILESVFRMPQKTQTAKQEV from the coding sequence TTGTTTAAAGTGTTGCTGGCCAATGAATATGTGTTTCCTCTCATGCTTGGATTCATTTTCGGCATCCTTTGCAGAATTAACTTGCTGCGGACGGACTACCGGCAATATCCAACCTATCCACATGGGAAGATCATTCACATCTCGCTCGGAGTGATTGCTTCAGCATTAGGGGCGTTAGCCATTCCTGCACTGCTCAAGGAAAATTATACGGCAGTGACCTTCCTGACAGTCGCAGCCCAGCAGTTCCGCGATGTGCGAAACATGGAACGCACGACTCTAAATGAGATCGACAAACAGGAGCTCGTTCCGCGCGGAGGCCCGTATATCGAAGGAATTGCCATGGTTTTTGAAGGACGGAACTATCTCGTGATGTTCACATCGCTGGTGACCACGACTTCGATGATCTTCTTCCATTGGTGGGGGGGAATCATTGCAGGGCTGATCGCACTCACGCTTTCCGCCAAGCTCAAGTCAGGAAAGACGTTAAAACTGATCGTGGATGTAAAACCGGCGCCTGTGCGCGTGGAAGGGAAAGATTTGTACGTAGGGGATATTTACATCATGAATGTGGGCCTTGAGGAATCGCAAAAAGTGATTCGCGAGCAGGGGATGGGGTACATACTCGTGCCAAAAGATGCGAATGCGACGGTCACGATTGCTCATCCGGGCCAACGCCAGGCTATCTTGCATGATGTAGCGACACAGCTGGGGGTATTTACGGATACGGGAGAGCCTTCACTGACTCCGCTCGTGAAACGGGATCTGCATACAGGCCGTTTGGGCGTTTTTCTCTTGCCGCAGGTGAAAGACCAGGAGCGGGCACTATCCGTCATCTCTGCTGTGCCTATACTGGAGAGCGTTTTCCGGATGCCCCAAAAGACTCAAACAGCCAAGCAGGAGGTGTAG
- the fni gene encoding type 2 isopentenyl-diphosphate Delta-isomerase, translating into MDRSVRKIEHIKHALTTNQFGVNGFDDVSFLPNSLPNTSFHHVSLQTEMGKFHLSSPILINAMTGGAKQTTETNRKLAVIAREKGLAMAVGSQMAALKDPSVSESYRVVRVENPRGILFANVGAEATVDQAKAAVDMLEADGLQIHLNVMQELLMPEGDRDFRGYVDRIQSISEQVDVPVMVKEVGFGMARNTVLELIQAGVSLIDVGGRGGTNFAKVENLRRSSPLTMFEEWGLTTVESLLEASCVRTSDVAYVATGGIRHGLDVAKALAMGASAVGIAGAMLRCVQSQPLDDCLRAVDGWQHQLRVAMTALGAHKIADLREQSLFITGATAERARLRGIALEEWAQRGK; encoded by the coding sequence TTGGATCGCTCTGTACGGAAAATCGAGCATATCAAGCATGCTCTTACAACCAATCAATTTGGAGTAAACGGATTTGATGATGTAAGCTTCTTGCCGAACAGCTTGCCGAATACATCTTTTCATCACGTCTCCCTGCAAACGGAAATGGGGAAGTTTCACCTGTCCTCACCGATACTCATCAATGCCATGACAGGAGGGGCAAAGCAGACGACGGAAACCAATCGCAAGCTGGCCGTAATCGCTCGTGAGAAAGGTCTTGCGATGGCAGTGGGATCACAGATGGCGGCTCTGAAGGACCCGAGTGTCAGCGAGAGCTATCGCGTGGTCAGGGTGGAGAACCCACGGGGAATTTTATTTGCCAACGTCGGGGCGGAAGCAACGGTGGATCAGGCAAAAGCAGCAGTGGACATGCTTGAAGCGGACGGGCTGCAAATCCATTTGAATGTGATGCAGGAATTGCTGATGCCGGAAGGAGACCGGGATTTTCGCGGATATGTGGACCGTATCCAGTCGATTTCCGAGCAGGTGGATGTACCCGTCATGGTAAAAGAAGTCGGTTTCGGAATGGCGAGAAATACGGTGCTGGAGCTGATCCAGGCAGGAGTCTCGCTGATCGATGTAGGAGGACGAGGCGGAACCAATTTTGCAAAGGTGGAAAACTTGCGCAGGTCGTCACCTCTAACAATGTTTGAGGAATGGGGATTGACGACGGTGGAAAGTTTGCTAGAAGCATCGTGCGTCAGGACTTCTGACGTAGCCTACGTAGCGACTGGCGGCATCCGTCACGGTCTGGATGTGGCCAAGGCATTGGCGATGGGAGCATCCGCTGTGGGCATTGCGGGTGCCATGCTTCGATGCGTGCAGTCTCAACCGCTCGATGATTGTCTGCGTGCGGTGGACGGATGGCAGCATCAATTGCGTGTGGCGATGACGGCTCTTGGGGCGCACAAGATTGCTGACCTTCGGGAGCAATCACTCTTCATTACAGGGGCGACGGCAGAGCGAGCGCGGCTGCGTGGAATCGCATTAGAGGAATGGGCACAGAGGGGGAAGTAA
- a CDS encoding flagellar brake protein: MLLPRIGQTIKLTFAGSSEDPRLHTYKSRVVDIKDEVASIELPTNEETGRTGLFQAGEECEVWYVGEDGSRYEFHSSIVGRQRDHIPVLFLQLPSKESIQRTQRRNYLRIDSSLDIAVKLDDPIRRYHFLARTVDISGGGLSFTCEESYRLQEKDQVHIWISMPNKTGPVQHAYALLEVVRQKPAEKKGLHQWISGKFVQISEQDRAKVVRACYERQLELRKKGVAE, from the coding sequence ATGCTACTACCACGAATTGGTCAGACCATTAAGCTTACTTTTGCGGGTTCCTCTGAAGATCCACGTCTTCATACGTACAAGAGTCGTGTCGTGGACATCAAAGACGAGGTCGCTTCCATCGAATTGCCTACGAATGAAGAGACGGGCCGGACGGGCTTGTTTCAAGCAGGCGAGGAGTGCGAGGTGTGGTACGTGGGAGAAGACGGCTCCCGGTACGAGTTTCATTCCTCCATCGTAGGCAGACAGAGAGACCACATCCCGGTATTGTTTTTGCAATTACCATCAAAGGAAAGCATTCAACGGACACAGAGACGCAATTATTTGCGAATTGATTCATCCTTGGACATTGCTGTCAAACTGGACGATCCAATCCGTCGCTATCACTTCTTGGCGAGAACGGTGGACATCAGCGGCGGTGGATTGTCTTTCACCTGTGAAGAAAGCTACCGTCTTCAAGAAAAGGATCAGGTGCACATATGGATTTCCATGCCGAATAAGACAGGGCCAGTCCAGCACGCGTACGCGTTGTTGGAGGTCGTCAGGCAAAAGCCGGCGGAGAAAAAGGGATTGCACCAGTGGATCTCCGGCAAGTTTGTACAAATCAGTGAGCAGGATCGGGCAAAGGTAGTGCGGGCATGTTATGAAAGACAGCTGGAGCTTCGCAAAAAAGGCGTAGCTGAATGA
- the der gene encoding ribosome biogenesis GTPase Der yields the protein MGLPVVAIVGRPNVGKSTIFNRLIGERIAIVEDMPGVTRDRLYGKGEWLTHTFHVIDTGGIEFGETDEILTQMRYQAELAIDEADVIIMIADSRTGVTDADVELARMLNRTGKPVVLAVNKADNPEMRADIYDFYSLGLGEPFPISGSHGLGLGDMLEEVVLHFPQKDEDEYREDVIRVSIIGRPNVGKSSLTNAILGEERVIVSDVAGTTRDAIDTPFERDGQSYILVDTAGMRKRGKVYESTEKYSVMRAMRAIEDSDVVLVVINGEEGIIEQDKKIAGYAHEAGRGVMIVVNKWDAVEKDDKTMQRFTELIREEFKYLDYAPILYVSAKSKQRVHTLLPKVNEIAQAHAMRVPTSVLNDLVTDATIRTPPPSDRGKRLKINYATQATVKPPTFILFVNDPELMHFSYERYIENKIREAFVFEGTPVRIWTRKKT from the coding sequence ATGGGATTGCCAGTGGTAGCTATTGTGGGGAGACCCAACGTGGGCAAGTCCACAATTTTTAACCGACTGATCGGCGAGCGCATCGCCATCGTAGAAGACATGCCGGGAGTTACCCGTGACCGATTGTACGGAAAAGGGGAATGGTTAACCCATACCTTTCATGTCATCGATACAGGTGGAATTGAGTTCGGGGAGACCGACGAAATTCTCACGCAAATGCGTTACCAGGCTGAATTGGCTATTGATGAAGCGGATGTGATCATCATGATCGCGGATAGCCGTACTGGAGTGACGGATGCGGATGTGGAGCTCGCTCGCATGCTGAACCGTACTGGGAAACCAGTCGTGCTAGCCGTGAACAAGGCGGACAACCCGGAAATGCGTGCAGATATTTACGATTTCTACTCGCTGGGCTTGGGAGAGCCGTTCCCGATTTCCGGCTCGCACGGATTAGGTCTGGGAGACATGCTGGAAGAAGTGGTTCTGCATTTCCCTCAGAAAGATGAAGATGAATACAGGGAAGACGTCATCCGCGTTTCGATCATCGGACGCCCGAATGTCGGTAAATCTTCTCTGACCAATGCGATTCTGGGAGAAGAACGCGTAATCGTCAGCGACGTGGCGGGTACGACCCGTGACGCGATTGATACACCGTTCGAGCGCGATGGCCAAAGCTACATCCTCGTCGATACGGCAGGGATGCGCAAGCGCGGAAAAGTATACGAAAGTACAGAGAAATACAGCGTGATGCGTGCCATGCGTGCCATCGAGGATTCCGATGTGGTGCTCGTGGTCATCAACGGGGAAGAAGGCATCATCGAGCAGGACAAGAAAATTGCGGGTTACGCACATGAGGCTGGCCGTGGGGTCATGATCGTGGTCAACAAGTGGGATGCGGTCGAAAAGGACGATAAAACCATGCAGCGCTTCACAGAGCTGATCCGCGAAGAGTTCAAGTATCTCGATTATGCACCGATTCTGTACGTGTCGGCCAAGTCCAAGCAGCGTGTTCATACGCTTTTGCCGAAAGTGAATGAGATCGCCCAGGCGCATGCCATGCGCGTGCCGACATCTGTGCTCAACGATTTGGTTACGGATGCGACCATTCGCACACCTCCGCCATCTGACAGAGGGAAGCGTCTCAAAATCAATTATGCGACACAGGCGACAGTCAAACCGCCTACATTCATTTTGTTTGTGAATGATCCGGAACTGATGCATTTTTCCTATGAACGGTACATAGAGAACAAGATACGTGAGGCGTTCGTTTTTGAAGGCACGCCTGTACGTATTTGGACGAGGAAGAAAACGTAG
- a CDS encoding stage VI sporulation protein F, whose amino-acid sequence MNNPFSGGFLDRLKGKGTNIDEAKLRSLAGQVKKSDFEDEEKLRQIIKTLATLSGKQLTAEKEDKIVEMFYNQEINIHDMSSLKKLLK is encoded by the coding sequence ATGAATAATCCATTTTCCGGTGGCTTTTTGGATCGTTTGAAAGGCAAAGGGACCAATATCGATGAAGCGAAGCTGCGTTCCTTGGCAGGCCAGGTGAAAAAGAGCGATTTTGAGGATGAGGAAAAGCTTCGTCAAATCATCAAAACGTTAGCTACGCTCTCGGGCAAGCAACTGACTGCCGAGAAGGAAGACAAGATTGTCGAGATGTTTTACAACCAAGAAATTAATATTCATGATATGTCTAGTTTGAAAAAGCTCCTAAAATAA
- the cmk gene encoding (d)CMP kinase, with product MNIAIDGPAGAGKSTVAGKVASQLEYVYIDTGSMYRALAWAVHHNQLSIDDEQAVSELLQNNEIRLVRKAGQQHVYWNDTDVTAWIRTPEVSQYASIVASYGSVREQMLVLQRNLAKQGNVVMDGRDIGTHVLPDAEVKIFLTASIRERAERRWKELLAKGSQAQLADLEKEIEERDYRDMNREVAPLRQAEDAVLVDTTGISIDQVVEKILQICERMGESTQ from the coding sequence ATGAACATTGCCATTGATGGACCAGCGGGAGCAGGAAAAAGTACTGTCGCAGGGAAGGTTGCAAGTCAGCTTGAATACGTGTATATCGATACGGGTTCTATGTATCGTGCGTTGGCATGGGCTGTACACCATAATCAACTTTCCATAGACGATGAACAAGCTGTTTCCGAACTATTACAAAACAACGAGATCCGCTTGGTTCGCAAAGCTGGACAGCAGCATGTGTACTGGAATGATACCGATGTGACTGCATGGATTCGTACCCCCGAAGTAAGTCAGTACGCTTCCATCGTGGCAAGTTACGGTTCCGTTCGTGAACAGATGCTGGTGCTGCAGAGGAATTTGGCAAAGCAAGGCAACGTCGTCATGGATGGTCGAGACATCGGCACACATGTACTGCCAGATGCCGAAGTCAAAATTTTCCTTACTGCTTCCATTCGGGAGCGTGCAGAAAGAAGATGGAAAGAATTGCTCGCAAAAGGAAGCCAAGCACAGCTGGCTGACCTGGAAAAAGAAATAGAAGAGCGGGACTATCGCGACATGAACAGGGAAGTGGCTCCCCTGCGCCAAGCGGAAGATGCTGTTTTGGTGGATACGACAGGGATTTCCATTGATCAGGTTGTAGAGAAAATCTTGCAAATTTGCGAGCGAATGGGAGAGTCTACCCAGTGA
- a CDS encoding lysophospholipid acyltransferase family protein: MSYYRTFRGFFRIIFSLVYRWQVIGREHIPKEGPVILCANHISLWDPPLLGSGIERMVHFMAKEELFRIPVIGFLITKFGAFPVKRGAGDRAAIRTTLKVLEEGKILGIFPEGTRSKTGEVGEGMPGVAMFALKSQAQVIPVAIIGPYRMFRPIKIVYGKPIDLTALREAKSSGDTLKETTNLIMTHIKALRDHHRS, encoded by the coding sequence GTGAGTTATTATCGTACGTTTCGAGGATTTTTTCGGATTATTTTTTCGCTTGTCTATCGATGGCAAGTGATCGGGCGTGAACATATACCTAAGGAAGGCCCAGTCATTCTTTGTGCCAACCACATCTCGCTTTGGGATCCGCCGCTTCTCGGCTCGGGAATTGAGCGAATGGTGCACTTCATGGCGAAGGAAGAGCTTTTCCGCATTCCGGTCATTGGTTTTCTTATCACAAAGTTCGGTGCATTTCCGGTCAAACGCGGAGCGGGTGATCGAGCTGCGATCCGAACGACGCTGAAAGTGCTGGAAGAAGGAAAAATCTTAGGAATTTTCCCAGAAGGAACGCGCAGCAAGACCGGAGAAGTAGGAGAGGGAATGCCGGGTGTGGCAATGTTCGCGCTCAAATCGCAGGCGCAGGTGATTCCTGTCGCGATTATTGGCCCGTACCGAATGTTCCGTCCGATCAAGATCGTATACGGCAAACCCATTGATCTCACCGCACTGCGTGAGGCCAAATCGAGTGGGGATACGTTAAAGGAAACAACCAATTTGATCATGACGCACATCAAGGCGCTCCGTGATCACCATCGTTCTTGA
- a CDS encoding YphA family membrane protein: protein MNEGTIAMLSQWSLLCLVWMGSMDAQLQEMGISPRRMLAVICAFLICTFVSWKMYFAPIEVSLSGTILPLLASAWLYSRLPRVRRRLYVLGACATAILLFWMQWLFFTDPVLLLWDERVIMPTAAILSVLAMSRHHVAQLFQVLLALPLADALHSLFFWKLSGSCIFGNDYSQDLLWSSISLWSLTSFVRFTVLRILRWRKNVSSDPNERKW, encoded by the coding sequence ATGAACGAGGGAACCATCGCAATGCTTTCCCAATGGAGCTTGCTATGTCTGGTATGGATGGGAAGCATGGATGCGCAGCTGCAGGAAATGGGGATATCACCGAGACGGATGCTTGCTGTCATTTGCGCTTTTCTCATTTGTACCTTTGTCAGCTGGAAGATGTACTTTGCACCGATCGAAGTCAGCCTGAGCGGTACGATACTGCCGCTGCTTGCAAGTGCCTGGTTGTATTCCCGACTCCCGAGAGTGAGGCGTAGGCTTTACGTGCTGGGAGCTTGCGCGACTGCCATACTGCTGTTTTGGATGCAATGGCTCTTTTTCACCGATCCCGTACTGCTCCTCTGGGATGAACGGGTGATTATGCCGACAGCTGCGATTCTCTCTGTCTTGGCAATGAGTCGTCACCATGTCGCGCAGCTTTTTCAAGTCTTGCTGGCACTACCCTTGGCAGACGCGCTCCATTCGCTCTTCTTTTGGAAGCTGTCCGGCAGCTGCATTTTCGGAAACGATTATTCCCAAGATCTGCTCTGGAGCTCAATATCTTTGTGGAGCCTCACAAGTTTCGTTCGGTTCACGGTCCTTCGCATCCTCAGATGGAGGAAAAACGTGTCATCTGATCCCAATGAACGAAAGTGGTGA
- the ypeB gene encoding germination protein YpeB — MVYGATARILFPVALVALVGAGMWGYQEHNEKNSVLIKAENSYQRAFHDLTYHVDKLHDELGKALVVNSRRQMTPTLTSVWRLAYAAQADVGQLPLTLMPFNKTEEMLSRVADFSYRVAVRDLSKEPLTEKEYGTLKSLHKHSAEIQDELRKVQTNVLDKQLRWMDVESALASDDKKSDNTIVDGFQTIEKKVQEYPDLDWGVGIQSLDKKKQQRIKGIDGKNTSKEEAQRAALDFLGDKAKGAHVEVDENGKGQEYSAYSVRVLSPDKKQAINLDVTKRGGKVVWMMNERQVGEEKLDMKQAEEHGRKFLKDHGYDGMEVTETDSYERSAVFTFAPMQDGVRIYPDSVSVEVALDNGEVTAFNSTEYLFNHKKRMLSKPRLTKEEARKKVNPSVKVTSERLALIEGKNDGKEVLAWEMAGSFEGNAYMIYINALTGEEEEVVKMDTGQGEKTER, encoded by the coding sequence ATGGTATACGGAGCTACAGCACGAATCTTGTTTCCCGTAGCCCTGGTTGCATTGGTGGGAGCGGGGATGTGGGGGTACCAGGAGCATAACGAGAAAAATTCGGTGTTGATCAAGGCGGAAAACTCGTATCAACGCGCGTTTCACGACCTGACGTATCACGTAGACAAGCTGCATGACGAATTAGGAAAGGCATTGGTGGTCAATTCTCGTCGGCAAATGACTCCTACATTGACCAGCGTGTGGCGGCTCGCGTATGCAGCGCAGGCCGATGTGGGGCAGTTGCCACTCACGTTGATGCCATTTAATAAGACGGAGGAAATGCTGTCCCGCGTAGCGGATTTCTCCTACCGTGTTGCCGTGAGGGACCTGAGCAAGGAGCCTTTGACGGAAAAGGAGTACGGAACGCTCAAAAGTCTGCACAAGCATTCTGCGGAAATTCAAGATGAGCTGCGCAAGGTGCAAACGAATGTCCTCGACAAGCAGCTGCGTTGGATGGACGTGGAGAGCGCACTAGCTTCCGATGACAAAAAGTCAGACAACACCATTGTGGACGGCTTCCAAACGATTGAAAAGAAAGTGCAGGAATACCCGGACCTCGATTGGGGAGTGGGCATTCAAAGCTTGGATAAAAAGAAGCAGCAGCGAATCAAAGGAATTGACGGGAAAAATACCTCCAAGGAGGAAGCGCAGAGGGCAGCTCTCGATTTTTTGGGAGACAAAGCGAAGGGCGCTCACGTCGAGGTCGATGAAAATGGAAAAGGCCAGGAGTATTCCGCATATAGTGTGCGGGTTCTGTCCCCCGACAAAAAGCAGGCAATCAATCTGGATGTAACCAAACGGGGTGGGAAAGTCGTTTGGATGATGAATGAACGCCAGGTCGGGGAAGAGAAGCTGGATATGAAGCAGGCTGAAGAACATGGGCGCAAATTCTTGAAAGACCACGGCTACGATGGGATGGAGGTAACGGAAACAGACAGCTACGAGCGCAGCGCTGTATTCACGTTCGCCCCCATGCAGGATGGCGTCCGTATTTATCCAGATTCAGTGTCGGTCGAAGTAGCACTCGACAATGGTGAAGTCACTGCATTTAACTCTACGGAGTACTTGTTCAATCACAAGAAGCGCATGTTGTCCAAGCCCCGTCTGACGAAGGAAGAAGCACGCAAAAAAGTGAACCCGAGCGTGAAGGTGACAAGCGAGCGACTGGCCTTGATTGAAGGGAAGAACGACGGAAAAGAAGTGCTGGCATGGGAAATGGCGGGGAGCTTTGAAGGAAACGCGTATATGATCTATATCAATGCTTTGACGGGGGAAGAGGAAGAAGTCGTAAAAATGGACACGGGACAGGGCGAAAAGACAGAACGGTAA
- the rpsA gene encoding 30S ribosomal protein S1, with the protein MMEETNVSLTDAATVSVGDVVKATVTKVEDKQALVDVGYKYDGLIPISELSPLHVEKVSDVVAVGDTFEVKVIKLNDEKEELVVSKKAVAMESSWEDLEQKMQAGEIIEAVVKEVVKGGLVVDVGVRGFIPASMVERHFVEDFSDYKGKSLTLKVVEMDKEKNKVILSHKAVLEDEAKNQKQSILEKIQPGQVLEGTVQRMTDFGVFVDIGGVDGLVHVSELAWNRVDKPSDVVKEGDKVTVKVLKVDKENERIGLSIKETQAGPWAKVADEFKAGSVVKGTVKRLVSFGAFVEVAPGIEGLVHISQIANRRVNTPGEVLKEGQEVQVKVLDVVPQEQRISLSIRAVEEDREEQAERASKKEQQQFQQENNQPMGVTLGELFADLKDKFK; encoded by the coding sequence ATGATGGAAGAAACAAACGTAAGTCTAACAGATGCAGCTACTGTTTCCGTAGGTGACGTTGTCAAAGCGACTGTCACAAAAGTAGAAGACAAGCAAGCATTGGTGGATGTAGGTTACAAATACGATGGACTCATTCCGATCAGCGAACTTTCTCCACTGCATGTTGAAAAAGTTTCCGATGTAGTAGCAGTAGGCGACACCTTTGAAGTGAAGGTAATCAAGCTGAACGATGAGAAGGAAGAGCTCGTGGTATCCAAGAAAGCGGTAGCGATGGAATCTTCTTGGGAAGACCTGGAGCAAAAAATGCAAGCGGGCGAAATCATCGAAGCAGTCGTCAAGGAAGTAGTCAAAGGCGGCCTGGTTGTAGATGTAGGCGTTCGCGGATTCATCCCAGCTTCTATGGTTGAGCGTCACTTTGTAGAAGATTTCTCTGATTACAAAGGCAAATCGCTGACCCTGAAGGTAGTGGAGATGGATAAAGAGAAGAACAAAGTGATTCTTTCGCACAAAGCGGTTCTGGAAGACGAAGCCAAAAATCAAAAACAATCCATTTTGGAAAAAATCCAGCCAGGTCAAGTGCTGGAAGGTACTGTACAACGCATGACTGACTTCGGCGTATTCGTTGACATCGGAGGAGTCGATGGATTGGTTCACGTTTCCGAGCTGGCTTGGAACCGCGTAGACAAACCATCCGACGTAGTCAAAGAAGGCGACAAAGTGACCGTAAAAGTTCTCAAGGTAGACAAAGAGAACGAGCGCATCGGTCTGAGCATCAAGGAAACACAAGCAGGTCCTTGGGCAAAAGTAGCGGACGAATTCAAAGCTGGCTCTGTTGTAAAAGGTACCGTGAAACGTTTGGTTTCCTTTGGAGCATTCGTAGAAGTAGCTCCTGGCATTGAAGGTTTGGTCCATATCTCCCAAATCGCCAATCGTCGCGTGAACACTCCAGGTGAGGTCCTGAAAGAAGGTCAAGAGGTCCAAGTGAAAGTCCTGGATGTCGTACCGCAAGAACAGCGCATCAGCCTTAGCATCCGTGCCGTAGAAGAAGATCGCGAAGAACAGGCAGAGCGAGCAAGCAAAAAAGAACAACAACAGTTCCAACAAGAAAACAACCAACCAATGGGCGTGACGTTGGGCGAACTGTTTGCAGACCTGAAAGACAAGTTCAAGTAA
- a CDS encoding NAD(P)H-dependent glycerol-3-phosphate dehydrogenase, whose product MIQNVAVIGAGSWGTALASVLADNGHSVTLWVRNAKQAENINTNHMNEKYLPDAKLSAKIAATSDLQEAVSGKPVVLLAVPSHAMRQMCRELAPLLTQDVLLIHAVKGFELESLKRMSEVIHEELPGAIATRLAVLSGPSHAEEVVQRQPTTVVVASESEDSMLRSQDLLMNRNFRVYTNPDLVGAEIAGALKNIIALGAGMSDGLGFGDNAKAALLTRGLAEITRLGLKLGAMPPTFSGLAGIGDLVATCTSKHSRNWRAGYLLGQGKKLEEVLAEIGMVVEGVRTTQAANVIAKREDVEMPIANVLYGILFEDKDPRQGVEQLMGRLKTYEMEYLNPDHA is encoded by the coding sequence TTGATTCAAAATGTTGCCGTCATTGGCGCAGGCAGTTGGGGAACTGCACTCGCTTCGGTTTTGGCAGATAACGGACATTCCGTCACGCTCTGGGTGCGAAATGCCAAACAGGCTGAGAACATTAATACGAATCACATGAACGAAAAGTATTTGCCGGATGCCAAGCTGTCCGCCAAAATTGCTGCGACTTCGGATTTACAGGAAGCGGTATCGGGAAAACCGGTAGTGCTGCTGGCTGTACCTTCGCATGCGATGCGCCAAATGTGCCGCGAACTTGCGCCGCTGCTTACGCAGGATGTCCTGTTGATTCATGCCGTAAAAGGCTTTGAGCTGGAGAGCCTCAAGCGTATGTCTGAGGTCATCCACGAGGAATTGCCGGGGGCGATTGCGACCAGACTTGCGGTGCTCTCGGGCCCGAGCCATGCCGAGGAAGTCGTGCAGCGTCAGCCGACTACGGTAGTCGTGGCTTCCGAATCGGAAGACAGCATGCTGCGTTCGCAGGATTTGCTCATGAACCGAAATTTCCGCGTGTATACCAATCCGGATTTGGTCGGTGCTGAAATCGCAGGGGCATTGAAAAATATCATTGCGCTTGGAGCGGGGATGTCGGATGGTCTCGGTTTTGGCGACAATGCCAAAGCTGCGTTGCTGACACGCGGGCTAGCAGAAATCACCCGATTGGGTCTCAAGCTGGGAGCGATGCCACCGACCTTCTCGGGTCTGGCGGGGATCGGCGACCTCGTGGCGACGTGCACGAGCAAGCACAGCCGCAACTGGCGTGCAGGCTATCTGCTTGGCCAAGGAAAAAAGCTGGAAGAAGTTCTCGCTGAAATCGGCATGGTTGTCGAGGGAGTACGAACCACACAGGCTGCCAACGTAATTGCAAAGCGTGAAGATGTGGAAATGCCGATCGCCAATGTATTGTACGGCATTTTGTTTGAAGACAAAGATCCGCGTCAAGGCGTCGAGCAATTGATGGGTAGACTGAAGACTTACGAAATGGAGTACTTGAATCCGGATCATGCGTAG
- a CDS encoding capping complex subunit for YIEGIA, whose product MSNQILAVITLSKENIAGGAPIFIEPNKEKMQQTAFTLEKILDAMVHEVREDTLIIVRHK is encoded by the coding sequence ATGTCCAATCAGATTTTGGCCGTGATCACCTTGAGCAAGGAAAACATCGCAGGGGGAGCGCCGATCTTTATCGAGCCGAATAAAGAAAAGATGCAGCAAACGGCATTCACGCTGGAAAAGATTTTAGACGCGATGGTGCATGAGGTGAGGGAGGATACCCTGATCATTGTTCGGCATAAGTAG
- the plsY gene encoding glycerol-3-phosphate 1-O-acyltransferase PlsY: MVLLSWVISYLIGSISFSYLIAKKVAGIDIRSHGSGNAGATNTLRVLGKGPGIAVLILDALKGLAAMGITHLITGDPLAYAVSGLFAIAGHNWPIFFGFRGGKGIATTLGVALGFSPVAFLIGAVVAVVLIAVTRFVSLGSLALVTVLPIAVYLLDKPISFFWTSLILAVFAYVRHYKNIRNLIAGTERKLGDKSHRNLS, from the coding sequence ATGGTGTTATTATCCTGGGTGATCAGTTATCTAATCGGCTCGATCAGTTTTAGTTATCTCATCGCCAAAAAAGTAGCAGGAATCGACATCCGTTCTCACGGGAGTGGAAATGCGGGTGCTACGAACACGTTGCGCGTGCTGGGGAAAGGTCCGGGAATCGCCGTATTGATTCTGGATGCGCTGAAGGGTCTCGCCGCAATGGGGATCACTCACCTCATTACAGGGGATCCTCTGGCCTATGCGGTATCTGGACTGTTTGCCATTGCAGGGCACAACTGGCCGATCTTTTTCGGATTTCGCGGGGGAAAAGGCATTGCCACCACTCTCGGTGTAGCTTTGGGCTTCTCTCCCGTGGCTTTTCTCATCGGTGCCGTAGTTGCAGTCGTCCTGATCGCAGTGACACGTTTCGTTTCACTTGGCTCACTGGCGCTGGTTACCGTTTTGCCGATTGCTGTCTATTTGTTGGATAAGCCTATATCCTTTTTCTGGACAAGTTTGATTCTGGCCGTCTTTGCCTACGTTCGCCATTATAAAAATATCCGAAATCTTATAGCAGGGACGGAAAGAAAGCTGGGAGACAAATCACACCGTAATCTAAGCTAG